The region CGAGCGAACCGGCCTCGGTGATCCCCTCGTTGAGGATCTGGCCGTCCTTCGCCTCCTTGTAGTACAGCAGTTGGTCGCGGTCGACCGGGTCGTACGTCTGGCCCTTGGGCGAGTAGAGGCCCGCGGACGGGAAGAGCGACTCCATGCCGAAGGTGCGCGCCTCGTCGGGGACGATCGGCACCCAGCGGCGGCCGGTCTCCTTCTCCCGCATCAGGTCCTTGACCAGCCGCACGAACGCCATCGTGGTGGCGATCTCCTGGGTGCCCGAGCCCTTCTCCAGCGCCTGGTAGGCCTTGTCGGGCGGCAGCGGCAGCGGTTTGGCGACGACCTTGCGGGCCGGGGCGGGACCGCCGAGAGCCGCGCGCCGCTCGTGCAGGTAGCGCACCTCGGGCGAGTCCTCACCCGGGTGCCAGTACGGGACGACGTCCGCGTCCAGCGCGCTGTCCGGGATCGGCAGCTCCAGCAGGTCGCGCATCGTACGGAACTGCGCGCCGGTGAGCTTCTTCATCTGGTGGTTGGCGTTGCGCGACTCGAAGCCCGCGCCGAGCGTGTAGCCCTTGACCGTCTGCGCGAGCACCACCGTGGGGGCGCCCTTGTGGTCCACGGCGGCCCGGTAGGCCGCGTAGACCTTGCGCGGCTCGTGCCCGGCCCGCGAGGTCTGGAACAGCTCCAGCAGCTTGGCGTCGGAGAGCCGGCCCGCGATCGTACGCAGCGAGGCGTCCGCGCCGAAGAAGTGCTCGCGGATGTAGGCCGCGTCCCGCGTGGCGTACGTCTGGAACTGCGCGTCGGGAACCTCGCGCAGCCGCCGCAGCAGCGCGCCGTCGACGTCCTGCGCCAGTACCTCGTCCCAGGCCGCGCCCCACAGCGCCTTGATGACATTCCAGCCGGCCGCGCGGAACTGCGACTCCAGCTCCTGCACGATCTTGAAGTTGGGGCGGACCGGGCCGTCGAGCCGCTGCAGGTTGCAGTTGATCACGAAGGTCAGGTTGTCCAGGCCCTCGCGCCCGGCCAGCGCCAGGGCGGCCGTCGACTCGGGCTCGTCCATCTCGCCGTCGCCGAGGAAGGCCCACACGTGCGAGTCGGAGGTGTCCTTGATGCCGCGGTGCTCCAGGTAGCGGTTGAAGCGGGCCTGGTAGATCGCGGACAGCGGGCCGAGGCCCATCGAGACGGTGGGGAATTCCCACAGCCACGGCAGCCGCCGCGGATGCGGGTAAGACGGCAGGCCGTCACCGCCGGCCTCCTGCCGGAACCGGTCGAGCTGCCCGTCGGACAGCCGGCCGTCGAGGAAGGCGCGGGCGTATATGCCGGGGGAGGCGTGGCCCTGGAGGTACAGCTGGTCGCCGGACCCGCTGCCTTCCTTGCCGCGGAAGAAGTGCTGGAAGCCGGTCTCGTACAGCCAGGCCGCCGACGCGAAGGTGGCGATGTGGCCGCCGAGCCCGAGCTTGCTGCCACGGGTGACCATGGCCGCGGCGTTCCAGCGGTTCCAGGCGGTGATCCTGGCCTCCATCGCCTCGTCGCCCGGGTAGGCGGGCTCGGCGGAGGTCGGGATGGTGTTGATGTACTCGGTCTCCAGCAGCGAAGGCAGGGCGACGCCGTTTTCGCTCGCGCCGGCGCTTTCGAGGGTTCTGCGCATCAGATACGCGGCCCGGTGCGGGCCGGCGGCCGTGGTGACCGCGTCCAGTGACGCGAGCCACTCGGCGGTCTCCTCCGGGTCGCGGTCCGGGATCTGATCGAGCTGACTCGGCCGGGTACGGCCTACGGCGTCAGGCATGGGGTGCCGCCTTCCGAGCGGAGGGAGGTGATGAGTGCGAGTTTTTTAGTCGGCAGACAGGGCTCGCCCTCCGGCGTCGACGATACGCCTGCGATCGATGATCGATCAATGGGTCTCAGGGGTGGAATCTAAGTCGGCACGGGGTGCCAGCCTTTTGGGCACGCAGTGCCGTGCCCTGCTCATCTTCGATTCGCAGGGCTTCTTTCCCCCGGGCGCGGTGGTTCCGCCACTCCGCTCCCGCGGGGCCGGGGGTTCTGCTGCCGCAGGGGGCGCCCTTCCGCCGGGGCGGGGTCGGGGGTGGCACTGCGTCGGTGGGCGCCCTTCCGCCGGGCGCGGAGCCGGGGTGCTTGCTGGGTAAGGCGGCGCCTTACCCAGGGGCGCGGGGAACTGCGCGGCCGGCCCACCACCCGCGCGCGGGCCGTCACCGGGCGAAAGGGGCTGTCGCTGTCGCATCCGGACCGCCGGCCGGTGCTGGGTTGCTCGCGCAGTCCCCGCGTCCCCTGGTGGGCACCCCCTTGCCGAAGGGGAGCCGCACGATCCCCGCCGCCCCGGGATGGGGCGCCCTCTTGCGGGAGAGGCGGCGCAGGGCGTCAGACCTGGGGCGCGCAGCTCAGGACGTGGGACTTGATCAAGTCGCAGATGCGCGGGTCGCGACGCGCGAAGGCGTCGACTATGTCCTGGTGCTCCGCG is a window of Streptomyces sp. NBC_01477 DNA encoding:
- the aceE gene encoding pyruvate dehydrogenase (acetyl-transferring), homodimeric type, yielding MPDAVGRTRPSQLDQIPDRDPEETAEWLASLDAVTTAAGPHRAAYLMRRTLESAGASENGVALPSLLETEYINTIPTSAEPAYPGDEAMEARITAWNRWNAAAMVTRGSKLGLGGHIATFASAAWLYETGFQHFFRGKEGSGSGDQLYLQGHASPGIYARAFLDGRLSDGQLDRFRQEAGGDGLPSYPHPRRLPWLWEFPTVSMGLGPLSAIYQARFNRYLEHRGIKDTSDSHVWAFLGDGEMDEPESTAALALAGREGLDNLTFVINCNLQRLDGPVRPNFKIVQELESQFRAAGWNVIKALWGAAWDEVLAQDVDGALLRRLREVPDAQFQTYATRDAAYIREHFFGADASLRTIAGRLSDAKLLELFQTSRAGHEPRKVYAAYRAAVDHKGAPTVVLAQTVKGYTLGAGFESRNANHQMKKLTGAQFRTMRDLLELPIPDSALDADVVPYWHPGEDSPEVRYLHERRAALGGPAPARKVVAKPLPLPPDKAYQALEKGSGTQEIATTMAFVRLVKDLMREKETGRRWVPIVPDEARTFGMESLFPSAGLYSPKGQTYDPVDRDQLLYYKEAKDGQILNEGITEAGSLADFTAAATAYATHGEPMIPFYIFYSMFGFQRTADQFWALADQLGRGFVIGATAGRTTMTGEGLQHADGHSHLIASTNPAALSYDPAFAYEVGVIVREGLRRMYGPEAEDVFYYLTVYNEPKVQPAMPAGVEEGILKGLYRYQAAANPAPGAPRLQLLASGTAIHWALDAQRLLAEDWGVAADVWSAPSWTELRRDALECDAARLRGEERTPYVTRALEGAPGPVVAVSDWMRAVPDQIAPWVEQDWTSVGTDGFGLSDTRDAARRYFGVDPQSLTVQALAALARRGEIETAKVKEAAERYGL